The following proteins are co-located in the Castanea sativa cultivar Marrone di Chiusa Pesio chromosome 8, ASM4071231v1 genome:
- the LOC142605996 gene encoding uncharacterized protein LOC142605996 gives MREKLAFALVMASRKLRHYFLAHVINVLTDYPLKKAMNKLEAVGRLIQLAIKLSKFDVRYQPRSAIKAQVLADFIAEFTPNQGVLDEMDEAQRWVVYVDGSTTLYARGIGVVLKSPKGDKLKYTTRLQYQTTNNEAEYETLLKGLELAKSLGAELVLVHRDSQLIINQEASFVQVPRKENMEADVLVKVALIEGAMDEYDKVQYMPSTDLLEVQQITEEGNWMTPIVVYLKDGRLLENKDEARKLRIKAAKYVLKDKVLYKRGFFQPYLRCLAPDESNYVLREVHERACGNHSEARALVHKVICPSYYWPTIQVDAKAYVKVGVPRVLVSDNGRQFDNTPFRDFCENFGIKNHYFSPSHPQANGQAEVAN, from the exons ATGAGGGAAAAACTAGCTTTTGCTTTGGTCATGGCTTCCAGGAAGTTACGACATTATTTTCTGGCTCATGTCATCAATGTCTTGACAGATTATCCACTCAAGAAGGcgatgaacaagttggaagccgtAGGACGACTAATCCAATTGGCCATAAAACTTAGCAAGTTTGATGTTAGGTACCAACCAAGAAGCGCTATAAAGGCTCAGGTcttggcagacttcattgcagagttcactCCTAACCAAGGTGTGTTAGACGAGATGGATGAAGCTCAAAGGTGGGTCGTCTATGTAGATGGTTCGACCACATTATATGCAAGAGGAATTGGAGTTGTGCTAAAATCTCCTAAAGGGGACAAGTTGAAATATACAACTCGTCTACAGTATCAGACAACcaataatgaagctgagtatgaaacTCTCCTCAAAgggttggaattggctaagtccctaGGGGCAGAGTTAGTACTCGTCCACAGAGATTCTCAGTTGATCATAAatcaa gaagCTAGTTTTGTGCAAGTCCCAAGgaaggaaaatatggaagcagatgtCTTGGTGAAGGTAGCTTTGATAGAGGGGGCTATGGACGAGTATGACAAAGTCCAATACATGCCAAGCACAGACCTTCTAGAGGTACAACAAATTACAGAAGAAGGAAATTGGATGACTCCGATAGTAGTTTAcctcaaagatggaaggcttctgGAGAATAAGGACGAGGCTAGAAAATTAAGGATCAAAGCTGCTAAGTATGTCCTCAAAGACAAGGTATTATATAAAAGAGGCTTCTTTCAGCCCTACTTGAGGTGCTTAGCTccggacgagtcaaactatgtgtTGAGAGAGGTTCATGAAAGAGCATGTGGAAACCACTCAGAAGCAAGAGCGCTAGTCCATAAAGTCATTTGTCCAAGTTACTACTGGCCAACTATTCAAGTagatgctaaggcttatgtcaag GTTGGGGTACCTAGGGTACTAGTGTCTGACAATGGACGCCAATTTGACAACACACCTTTTAGAGACTTTTGTGAGAACTTTGGAATTAAGAATCATTATTTCTCACCCTCCCACCCGCAAGCAAATGGCCAAGCAGAAGTTGCAAACTGA